A genomic window from Yoonia rosea includes:
- a CDS encoding cation diffusion facilitator family transporter, producing MNETRLNLSAGVLSVSVALILVLAKLWALSQTGSLAVAATLADSALDLMMSLGGLIAIAYAAKPADDDHNFGHTSAEDLAALAQSTFIMISAGVIAFAAVFRLLDDTVVLPEREGQGIAIIIFSICLTLALVLWQRHVAAKTDNKVVKADSLHYIGDLIPNIGAIIALWASAAFGLHQIDSVVALAAAVFLGFGAVRIGKAAWDALMDRQADPEMIAGIAAIAANFDGVHGYHDLKTRVAGSRVFVNLHIELDGDQTLHEAHRIGASLRRAIIAAYPRADVLIHKDPVGVTKHPDDDRP from the coding sequence ATGAACGAGACACGCCTCAACCTTTCCGCCGGAGTGCTCTCCGTCTCGGTCGCACTGATCCTCGTGCTGGCCAAGCTCTGGGCGTTGTCGCAAACCGGATCGCTGGCGGTGGCCGCCACTCTCGCCGACAGTGCGCTTGACCTGATGATGTCGCTGGGTGGTCTGATCGCCATCGCCTATGCCGCCAAACCCGCCGATGATGACCACAACTTTGGCCATACTTCCGCCGAAGATCTGGCGGCGCTTGCGCAGTCCACGTTCATCATGATTTCCGCAGGTGTCATCGCATTTGCTGCAGTTTTCCGCCTGCTGGACGACACCGTTGTCCTGCCTGAACGTGAAGGCCAAGGCATTGCGATCATTATCTTCTCTATCTGTCTGACACTGGCCTTGGTGCTTTGGCAGCGCCATGTCGCGGCCAAGACCGACAACAAGGTCGTTAAGGCAGACAGCCTGCATTACATCGGCGACCTGATCCCGAATATCGGCGCCATAATCGCACTCTGGGCCTCAGCCGCCTTTGGCTTGCACCAGATTGACAGCGTCGTGGCACTCGCTGCAGCCGTCTTCCTTGGTTTTGGCGCCGTCCGTATCGGCAAAGCGGCATGGGACGCGCTGATGGACCGCCAGGCCGACCCCGAGATGATCGCCGGCATCGCTGCAATCGCCGCGAACTTCGACGGCGTCCACGGCTACCACGACCTGAAAACACGCGTCGCAGGCAGCCGTGTTTTCGTGAACCTGCATATCGAACTTGATGGCGACCAGACCCTGCATGAGGCCCATCGGATCGGCGCGAGCCTGCGCCGCGCGATTATCGCGGCCTACCCCCGCGCCGATGTTCTGATCCACAAAGATCCCGTCGGGGTGACCAAACACCCCGACGACGACCGCCCCTAG